The Spirosoma foliorum genome has a window encoding:
- the treY gene encoding malto-oligosyltrehalose synthase, which yields MINPISTYRVQFHKNFTFHDFERLIPYLNKLGIRTVYASPIFEAVPGSMHGYDAVNPDRINPEIGTEEQLKAISRQLQELGINWIQDIVPNHMALHPDNAWLMDVLEKGQRSVYASFFDIDWTSSVYEGRLMVPLLGANLAECISRGELSVAYQDKRFVLTYQDAIYPINLRSYKIILQADTDRVDESIQGLIQQFDKLDTIIEPEMYASFCAELQENLADLLKKPTVDDYLKSGLKAVNTNPALICQIADDQAYRLCYSGETEYQINYRRFFTVNNMICLNIQELVVFEHVHRYTKKLLESGLFQGLRIDHIDGLYDPSQYLDRLRELAGPNAYIVVEKILEQGEELLPYWPIQGATGYQYLSLLNNLLTQTRSQQAFTQFYRQLLGEKKHLHLELHDKKASILHEHMGGELTNLHQLLLDLNLIDTDQLKVVQPETLKAAIGEFLIWCPVYRYFGNDMPLDNQEAKAIRAILDQIRSRKPELISALDLLDDVLLIKPLTSEPDYNNRALHFYQRCMQFTGPLMAKGVEDTLMYTYNRFIGHDEVGDSPEFFGLAIADFHQKMCERQASWPLALSATSTHDTKRGEDVRSRLNVLTDLADEWIEEVNQWLRLNQPLDAPDRNDEYFIYQTLVGAYPMPGVDSANEQVDFADRLTEYLQKALREAKRYSSHADPNEVYEETTKTFAQTLLDQKRPFWTRFQAFHQRVADFGIINSLVQVVLKCTCPGIPDVYQGCELWDLSLVDPDNRRPVDFEQRQRWLDELILLEANDDLWPELWQNRYDARIKLWLLHRLLTERNQQPELFANGGYKPLLVEGFYKENVLAFARLYQQLWYVVVIPLGLASVCREQQVDAVSLDWKDTRLVLPADAPVHWENRLNKDKGKCQGGGIAIKELFTFLPLAVLKVDH from the coding sequence ATGATAAACCCCATTTCCACTTACCGGGTCCAATTTCACAAAAACTTTACCTTCCATGATTTTGAGCGACTTATCCCGTATCTGAACAAACTGGGAATTCGAACGGTGTATGCTTCGCCCATTTTTGAAGCTGTTCCGGGCAGTATGCATGGGTATGATGCTGTAAATCCGGACCGGATTAATCCAGAAATCGGTACCGAAGAGCAACTAAAAGCAATTAGTCGTCAACTTCAAGAACTAGGGATAAACTGGATTCAGGATATTGTGCCGAATCACATGGCCCTCCATCCGGATAATGCCTGGCTGATGGACGTATTGGAAAAAGGGCAACGGTCGGTTTACGCGTCATTTTTTGATATTGACTGGACAAGCTCCGTTTACGAAGGACGATTGATGGTTCCTCTGTTAGGTGCCAATTTGGCCGAATGTATTAGCCGGGGAGAACTGTCCGTCGCTTATCAGGACAAGCGTTTCGTACTAACCTATCAGGACGCAATCTACCCGATTAATCTCCGCTCCTATAAGATTATTTTACAGGCTGATACAGACCGCGTAGACGAGTCGATTCAAGGGCTAATTCAGCAATTCGATAAATTAGATACCATTATTGAGCCCGAAATGTATGCCAGTTTTTGCGCTGAATTACAGGAGAATCTTGCTGATTTGTTGAAAAAACCGACTGTCGATGACTACTTGAAATCCGGTCTGAAAGCAGTGAATACGAATCCGGCGCTTATTTGTCAAATTGCTGATGATCAGGCGTATAGGCTGTGCTATTCTGGCGAAACCGAGTATCAGATTAATTATCGACGCTTTTTTACGGTCAATAACATGATCTGCCTGAACATTCAGGAGCTAGTCGTTTTTGAACACGTTCACCGTTACACGAAAAAGCTGCTCGAATCAGGTCTGTTTCAGGGGTTGCGTATTGATCATATCGACGGACTGTATGATCCCAGCCAATACCTGGATCGACTTCGGGAACTGGCCGGACCGAATGCATATATTGTTGTTGAGAAGATACTGGAACAGGGTGAAGAGTTGCTGCCGTACTGGCCAATTCAGGGGGCAACCGGCTATCAGTATTTGTCGCTTCTGAATAATCTGCTTACGCAAACCCGTAGCCAACAAGCCTTCACGCAGTTTTATCGGCAGTTGCTGGGAGAGAAGAAACACCTTCATCTGGAACTGCACGATAAAAAGGCCAGTATCCTGCACGAACACATGGGTGGGGAGTTGACCAATCTGCATCAGCTCCTGCTTGATTTGAACCTGATTGATACTGATCAATTAAAAGTCGTACAGCCTGAAACACTCAAAGCTGCCATTGGTGAGTTTCTGATTTGGTGTCCTGTGTATCGTTATTTCGGGAATGACATGCCATTGGATAATCAGGAAGCGAAGGCAATACGGGCTATTTTAGATCAGATACGAAGCCGTAAACCAGAACTGATATCCGCTCTTGATTTACTGGACGATGTGCTGTTGATAAAGCCACTAACCAGTGAGCCCGACTATAACAATCGGGCCCTTCACTTCTATCAGCGGTGTATGCAGTTTACGGGGCCGCTCATGGCGAAGGGCGTTGAAGATACGCTCATGTACACCTACAATCGCTTTATCGGACATGATGAAGTTGGTGACTCTCCGGAATTCTTTGGGCTGGCCATAGCTGATTTTCACCAGAAAATGTGCGAGCGGCAGGCCAGTTGGCCACTGGCGCTCAGTGCCACGTCAACACACGATACGAAACGGGGAGAAGATGTACGCAGCCGACTTAACGTACTAACTGATCTGGCCGATGAATGGATTGAAGAAGTAAACCAATGGCTACGACTTAACCAGCCCCTGGATGCTCCCGACCGAAATGATGAGTATTTCATTTATCAAACACTAGTGGGGGCTTACCCGATGCCGGGTGTAGATTCGGCTAATGAGCAAGTTGATTTCGCTGATCGTTTGACGGAGTATTTACAGAAAGCCTTGCGCGAGGCCAAGCGCTATTCATCGCATGCTGATCCGAACGAAGTTTATGAAGAAACTACCAAAACCTTTGCCCAGACGTTATTAGACCAGAAACGGCCATTTTGGACTCGTTTTCAAGCGTTTCACCAGCGCGTGGCCGATTTCGGGATTATCAATTCACTAGTGCAGGTGGTTTTAAAATGCACTTGTCCGGGAATTCCAGATGTTTATCAAGGTTGCGAACTCTGGGATTTAAGTCTGGTCGATCCCGACAACCGCCGACCCGTTGATTTCGAACAGCGCCAACGATGGCTTGATGAGCTGATATTGCTAGAGGCCAACGACGATTTGTGGCCTGAGTTATGGCAGAATCGCTACGATGCACGGATCAAACTCTGGTTGTTACATCGCCTTTTAACGGAACGAAATCAGCAACCTGAGCTTTTTGCCAATGGAGGCTACAAACCATTGTTGGTAGAGGGTTTTTATAAGGAAAACGTGCTGGCTTTTGCGCGCCTGTATCAGCAGTTGTGGTACGTGGTTGTTATTCCATTAGGACTGGCTTCGGTGTGCCGGGAGCAGCAAGTCGATGCCGTATCTTTAGACTGGAAAGACACTCGGCTAGTACTACCTGCCGATGCGCCTGTCCATTGGGAAAATCGATTAAATAAAGACAAAGGGAAGTGCCAGGGAGGAGGTATTGCGATTAAGGAGTTATTTACTTTTCTGCCGTTGGCAGTTCTGAAAGTAGATCATTGA
- a CDS encoding Dps family protein: protein MKTNIGISAENREVVAHQLSKLLADEFVLYTKTLNAHWNLEGMDFHSVHLYFEELYNESAEIVDNVAERIRQLGHYAPATLKNFLQLTHLTEQDEDGNDSRSLMKKLLSDHESIIEFIRGNINEFADAHKDAGTSDYITGLMEKHEKIAWMLRAHLK from the coding sequence ATGAAAACAAACATTGGCATTTCAGCAGAGAACAGAGAAGTAGTCGCTCATCAATTAAGCAAGCTTTTGGCCGACGAATTTGTATTGTATACAAAAACGCTGAACGCTCATTGGAACCTGGAAGGGATGGATTTCCATTCGGTACACCTCTACTTCGAAGAGCTCTATAATGAGTCGGCCGAGATTGTGGATAATGTAGCTGAGCGCATCCGCCAGTTAGGCCACTACGCCCCCGCTACGCTGAAGAATTTCCTGCAACTAACGCACCTGACCGAACAGGACGAAGACGGTAACGATAGTCGGAGCCTAATGAAGAAACTGTTGAGCGACCACGAAAGCATCATTGAATTCATTCGCGGAAACATCAATGAGTTTGCCGATGCGCATAAGGATGCCGGAACCAGTGATTACATTACGGGTCTAATGGAAAAGCATGAAAAAATTGCCTGGATGCTTCGGGCACACCTGAAGTAA
- a CDS encoding response regulator, producing the protein MKSNDPHSLIKANFRFAKILVIEDNDDHWLLTRQAMEQSLPEVTLVRVATPIQAMTLLNEWHYQEWEIPKLILLDLYLPSSEDGWTLLKQIKQMPSPINQIRIVMLSSSEDKADIVKAYQLGVSSYLVKPTTFSDWLFYFQELRAYWWETVSLPPTHYSF; encoded by the coding sequence ATGAAGAGTAATGATCCTCATTCCCTTATTAAAGCCAATTTCAGATTTGCCAAGATACTTGTTATTGAAGATAATGATGATCATTGGCTACTGACCAGGCAAGCTATGGAGCAATCGCTCCCCGAAGTAACTCTTGTTCGGGTTGCTACGCCGATTCAAGCAATGACTCTTCTTAATGAGTGGCATTATCAGGAATGGGAAATTCCAAAACTGATCCTGTTGGATTTGTACTTGCCCAGCAGCGAAGATGGCTGGACATTACTTAAACAGATCAAGCAAATGCCTTCGCCGATCAATCAGATTCGCATTGTTATGCTCAGTTCATCGGAAGATAAAGCCGACATAGTAAAGGCCTATCAATTGGGCGTTTCTTCCTATCTGGTAAAGCCTACTACTTTTTCGGATTGGTTATTCTATTTTCAGGAATTACGGGCCTACTGGTGGGAAACGGTTAGCTTACCCCCCACACACTATAGTTTTTGA
- a CDS encoding NADP-dependent oxidoreductase, with protein MKAIVLSDWGGVENFAIQEVPTPTITPDEVLVKVKAFGVNPADFKTRNGTTPYSQSYTHPIILGWDMAGEVVETGSNVTTFKPGDAVYGMVNFPKPGNAYAEYVAAPADNLAHKPTQLSFEEAAAAPLAVLTAWQALTEHGHLEAGQKLLIQAASGGVGHLGVQLAKAIGAYVIGTASGKNEAFVRSLGVDEFIDYTTTDVEKAVSDVDLVFDTAGVDTVFTSAKVLKPNGHLISIAYGAMDKVLAIRPDIKAERTQVHTSGSDLETINQFIADGKLKITVSQVLPAEQIADAHQQLESRRTTGKIVLTF; from the coding sequence ATGAAAGCGATTGTTTTAAGCGATTGGGGTGGCGTCGAAAATTTCGCCATTCAGGAAGTACCTACTCCAACCATTACTCCCGATGAAGTTCTGGTGAAGGTCAAGGCTTTTGGGGTAAATCCGGCCGACTTTAAAACGCGAAACGGCACAACGCCCTACTCGCAGAGCTATACTCATCCCATCATTCTGGGTTGGGATATGGCTGGTGAAGTGGTAGAAACGGGAAGCAACGTAACGACGTTTAAGCCGGGCGATGCCGTTTATGGTATGGTTAACTTTCCCAAACCGGGCAATGCCTATGCGGAATACGTTGCCGCTCCAGCCGACAATCTGGCCCATAAACCTACTCAGTTATCATTCGAAGAAGCTGCGGCTGCCCCTCTGGCTGTACTCACGGCCTGGCAGGCGCTCACTGAACATGGGCATCTCGAAGCCGGTCAGAAATTACTGATTCAGGCGGCATCGGGTGGTGTTGGGCACTTAGGCGTTCAACTCGCCAAAGCAATTGGCGCCTATGTGATTGGGACGGCTTCGGGTAAAAATGAAGCCTTTGTCCGGTCGTTGGGTGTCGATGAGTTTATCGATTATACCACAACCGATGTCGAAAAAGCGGTGAGCGATGTTGACCTTGTTTTCGATACAGCCGGTGTCGATACGGTTTTCACCTCTGCGAAGGTTCTTAAACCTAACGGCCATTTGATTTCGATTGCTTATGGAGCTATGGATAAAGTATTGGCTATCCGACCCGACATCAAAGCAGAACGCACACAAGTGCATACCAGCGGCAGTGATCTCGAAACGATCAACCAGTTCATTGCCGACGGAAAATTAAAAATTACGGTTAGCCAGGTGCTCCCCGCTGAACAGATTGCCGATGCCCATCAACAATTAGAAAGTCGCCGGACAACCGGAAAAATCGTCCTGACATTTTAA